The Candidatus Coatesbacteria bacterium nucleotide sequence GCGACGGCGGCATCACCGTCCAGGTCGCCGTAATCCGCCGTGTTTTTGGTGATGGTCACGCCGGCATCGGCGCAGCTCAGCACGGCCTGGACCTCCCGGGCGGTCAGGTTTCCGTTGTTGAGCAGCCCGACGGACAGCTCGATGGTCTCCCCGGGGCCCAGTTGGCCGTCACCATCGTCATCGTGCAGAACGGCGATCTCCTCCAGCAACAGGTGGGGCGGTAGTTGATCCAGGGCGCGCAGGGTTTCCAGGGCGTCGATCCGCCCGGCGCCCGAGGTGTTGTCCTTGCCCGGCGGACCCAGATCGACGGCGTTGGCTTCCAGCAGGTCCCCGACCTGCTCCGGTGTCAGTTCCGGTGCGGCCTGCAGCAACAGGGCGATGGTGCCGGCGACGTGGGGCGCCGCCATCGAGGTACCGTCCCAGCCGCTCTGGTAGTCGAAATCCCCGCTGGCGTAGCAGCTCTTGCAATCGACCCCCGGGGCGACGACGTCGGGCTTGACGACCTCCTCGTCGTAGTGGGTCGAGGGACCCCGGCTGGATTCGACCCAGACGTCATCGTTTTCATCGCTGGCGCCGACGGTGATGACCTCGGGAACGTCACCGGGGCAGCGGATGGTCTCCGGTTCAGGACCGTCGTTGCCCGCGGCGACCACCAGGCAGGTTCCGGCTGCCAGGGTGTTGCGCGCCGCGGCCTGCCAGGTGTAGCGGTCCGGATTCCAGGCGTCTTTCCAGCCCAGGGCGTTGACCAGCACGTCGACGCCCTGCTCGGCGGCCGCCTGCCAGGAGGTCCAGACGGAGAGCTCACCCTGGTAGTCGGCGCTCATCAACACCCGGTGGGCGGTGTAGGTCACCCCGGGGGCCACCCCGGCGTTGGTGCCGGCGTCGCCGTCGGAGGCCGCGATCCCGGCGCAGAAGGTGCCGTGGGTCTCGCCGGAACCGGTGTCGCCGTAGGGGTCGGCGTCGTCGTCCTTGAAGTCGTAGCTCAACTCCGTCAAGTAGCGGTCCTGCAGATCGAGATGGGTGTAACGCTGACCGCTGTCGGCGACGACCAGAATCACTCCGGCCCCGGTTATCCCGAGACGGGACCAGACCTCATCGGCCTTGATCTTGGTGACTCCCCAGGCGATATCCCGCAGCGCCGGATCCTCGTCCTGGTCCCGGGGGGTACCCAGGCCGATCCATTCATCGGGGGCGTCGGCGCCCCGGGTCAGCCGGGCGATATCAGGGTGTTGGGCAAGTTCCTCGACGGCGGTCGGGGTCAGTTCGGCGAAAATGAAGTTGACAATCCAAAAGGGCCGGACCTCGCCGACCAGGCCGGCCCGCCGGAGCTCCTCCAGCCGCTGGAGCAGGGCCGCCTGCTCGACGGCGGCCGTCTGCCTGAGGTGCCGGACGACGACCTCGCGCGCCTCTTCCCGGTCGAGACCGGCGGTCAGCGCCGCCGCCGCGGCCGGTTCCAGCTGCTCGGTGAGAGTCAGGTAGCAGGGGATGAAGTCGTCCGGCGCCGTCTCGGCCAGCTCGGCGCGCAAGAAAGGCGTCATCACTGCGCTGATCGGGGCGACGAGGACCAGGATGGTCAGGCTGATGAATATTCGTTTCATAATAATGACGGCTCGTGAGAGTGATCGTGATTGCCCTTGTCCACGGTATAAACTAGCCTAAAAGAGCGATACTGTCAATATCTAGACAGGCTATTCAGTATCTTTAGCATGAGCTGAACCCCGGCCCAGCCGGGGGATGACGAATCGAGCGGGCGTTCGATAATCCGCCAGAGGGCACCAGCGCCGGCGCGGTTCTCGCCCGGATTGTGCCGCTGAGGCGGTGGCGCAACCCGGTTCGTCAGAACCGTGACGACGCGGTCGTGGCTGAGACAGGATCTCCCGCGGCGCCCGGTTCTGCATGAACCGCCGTTCGGCGACGGCCGAGACGGCGGTACACAGTGGAAACGTAGTTGGGGATCCGTTGCCGTTCGTCCCCGCGGGAGATCAAGCGCAGCGGATTCCAAGGAAACAAACCACTCGGAAGACCCATCTGGGCGGGGGACCGGTCGGCCCCTACTGGCCGCCGGCGGCGGCGCGGCGTTCGAGCTTGCTGACCAGGGCGGCGATCTCCGGCTCATGCTCGACGAGGTTGCGGATCTTGTTGTAACTGTGGATGACGGTGGAGTGGTCGCGGCCGCCGAACTGCAGCCCGATCTCGTTGAGCTTGGCGTTGGTCAGGTTGCGCGAAAGGTACATGGCGATCTGGCGCGGGAAGACGATCGATGCGCTGCGTGATTTGGACAGCAGGTCGCGCAGCGGGATCTCGAAGTGTTCGCAGACGACCTTCTGGATCACGCCGATGGAGACCTTGGGCGTCTCGCGGCCCAGGATGTTGCCCAGGACCTCGCGGGCCATCTTGACGGTGATCGGCTGCTCGGAGATGGCGCTGAAGGCGGAGAGGCGCAGGATGGCGCCCTCGATGGTGCGCACGTTGGTGCGCACGCGCTGGGCGATCAGGTCGACGACCTCCTCGGGCAGTCTGACCCCTTCGCTCTCGGCCTTGGAGTTGATGATGGCGATCCGGGTTTCGATGTCCGGGGGCTGGATGTCGATGACCAGACCCCACTCGAAGCGGGTCACCAGGCGCTCGTCGAGTTTGATCTCGTTGGGCGGGCGGTCCGAAGTGAAGACGATCTGCTTGGCGTTGTTGTAGAGGGTGTTGAAGGTGTGGAACAGCTCCTCGAGGGTGGCTTCCTTGTCGGCGAGGAACTGCAGGTCGTCGATGAGCAGGATGTCCAGGTTGCGGTATTTGTTGCGCAGCTCGACGGAGCGGTCGTAGCGGATGGCCTGGATGAACTCGTTGGTGAACTCCTCGCTGGTGACGTAGGCGATCTGCAGCTCGGGCCGCTCGTGGTAGACGGCGTTGCCGATGGCGTGGAGCAGGTGGGTCTTGCCCAGCCCGACGCCGGAGTAGATGAACAGGGGGTTGTAGACCTGACCGGGGTGCTC carries:
- a CDS encoding S8 family serine peptidase, whose amino-acid sequence is MKRIFISLTILVLVAPISAVMTPFLRAELAETAPDDFIPCYLTLTEQLEPAAAAALTAGLDREEAREVVVRHLRQTAAVEQAALLQRLEELRRAGLVGEVRPFWIVNFIFAELTPTAVEELAQHPDIARLTRGADAPDEWIGLGTPRDQDEDPALRDIAWGVTKIKADEVWSRLGITGAGVILVVADSGQRYTHLDLQDRYLTELSYDFKDDDADPYGDTGSGETHGTFCAGIAASDGDAGTNAGVAPGVTYTAHRVLMSADYQGELSVWTSWQAAAEQGVDVLVNALGWKDAWNPDRYTWQAAARNTLAAGTCLVVAAGNDGPEPETIRCPGDVPEVITVGASDENDDVWVESSRGPSTHYDEEVVKPDVVAPGVDCKSCYASGDFDYQSGWDGTSMAAPHVAGTIALLLQAAPELTPEQVGDLLEANAVDLGPPGKDNTSGAGRIDALETLRALDQLPPHLLLEEIAVLHDDDGDGQLGPGETIELSVGLLNNGNLTAREVQAVLSCADAGVTITKNTADYGDLDGDAAVARGFVFELAWYVSAPDEFTFQLELTADNCEPGEREFNLHIPTATIDDDVENGEWHWRTLGLQDQWHISEQRAHSPEHSWKCGSTNGDGYGDYLDSRLLSPMLYFSPADAVLSFWTSYDLPDDGDVGLVEISKDAVGEEWHTLVSFTGEQDEFVHQSIGLARYAEKPVFLRFRMRTDLGDDGAGWFIDDIRLSGEAFDAGWLAIESEVGEDGVL
- the dnaA gene encoding chromosomal replication initiator protein DnaA; the encoded protein is MNDLNSLWGEVADRLKQDIDPYHFKSYIALIKPRSWDNGRVVLEVPNQRFVEWINSSYLETIGELMTVASGRDLDVRLVSKRNGNTPHPPPARANPFNDKYSFESFVVGRGNSTAYAASQAIVEHPGQVYNPLFIYSGVGLGKTHLLHAIGNAVYHERPELQIAYVTSEEFTNEFIQAIRYDRSVELRNKYRNLDILLIDDLQFLADKEATLEELFHTFNTLYNNAKQIVFTSDRPPNEIKLDERLVTRFEWGLVIDIQPPDIETRIAIINSKAESEGVRLPEEVVDLIAQRVRTNVRTIEGAILRLSAFSAISEQPITVKMAREVLGNILGRETPKVSIGVIQKVVCEHFEIPLRDLLSKSRSASIVFPRQIAMYLSRNLTNAKLNEIGLQFGGRDHSTVIHSYNKIRNLVEHEPEIAALVSKLERRAAAGGQ